The following nucleotide sequence is from Saccharothrix texasensis.
ACCAGCGCTTCACCCACACCTCGGGCAAGCAGCTGCAGGTGTCCGGGACCAAGTGCCTCGACGCCAACAACCAGGGCACCGCCAACGGCACCGCGGTGGTGATCTGGGACTGCAACGGGCAGACCAACCAGCAGTGGAACGTCAACGCCAACGGCACCATCACCGGGGTGCAGTCCGGGCTGTGCCTGGACGCCAACGGGGCCGCCACCGCGAACGGCACCAAGATCATCCTGTGGTCCTGCGGCGGCGGCGCCAACCAGCAGTGGAGCCTGCGCGGCTGAGCCGACCCGGGCCGGCGCGGATCCACCGCGCCGGCCCACCGCGCCGTGCCGTCAGGCCGGGATCTGCGACTTCTCCAGCACCGCCATGAACGCGCGCGACCACAGGGGGAGGTCGGGCCAGCCGCGGCACGAGACCATCGCCCCGTCCACCACGTCCGGCTCGTCCACGAACGTCGCGCCGGCCAGCTCCACGTCCGTCCTCAGCGGTGGGAAGGCGGCGGTCCTGCGGCCCTTCAACAACCCCAGCGCGGCGGGCACCTGCGGGCCGTGGCAGATCGTGCCGACCGGGAGCCCCCGGTCGAAGAAGTGGCGCACCACCCGCCCCACGTCGGGGCTCGTCCGGATGTACTCCGGCGCCCGCCCGCCCGGGATCACCAGCCCGTCGTACTCCTCCGGGTCGACGTCGCCGAACGCCAGGTCCACCGGCAGCAGGTGGCCGGGCTTCTCGGTGTAGGCGTCCCAACCGGGCTCGAAGTCGTGGACCACCAGCTTGACCGCGCGCGTCGTCGGAGCGGCCACGACCGCCTCGTGACCACCCTCGCGCAGTCGGAACACCGGGTACATCGAGTCGAGTTCCTCGGCGGCGTCCGCCGTCAGGACCAGCACCCGAGCCATGCTCGCTCCTCGTCCCCGCTCGACGCGCCGCCGTGCCCCGAGGCTCGCGGACGGCATCGGAACGCTTGAGCGGACTAGATTTCGAACCGGTTCGATCAACACATCGGACCGTACGGGGTCGACGGCCGCCCGCACAATCGGCCGGACAGGTGCCCGGCCGCCGGCGCGGGGACGCGTTCCGCTCCGAAGTGGACGGTGCCGGCGCCGCGTCACACCCAGCCGCGCTCGCAGGCGATCACGCCCAGCTGGAAGCGCGACCGCACGCCCAGCAGGTTCTGCAGGCGCGTGATCCGGCGGTGCAGGGTGCGGAGGCTGACCCCCAGCTCCCGGGCGATGGCCTCGTCGATCGCGCCGGTGCGCATGAGCAGCAGCAGCCGCCGGGTCTCGTCCGTGGGTTCGAGGTCCACCTCGCCCACGTCCCGCCCGGCGGCCGACATGGTCGGTCGCGCCGGCTCAAGCGTGGTCATGGCGGCACATGTCGAAGACACCTCGCACGGGTGTGGACGTCGGGGGAGCAGGCGGGACTCGTCGAAGATGGGTCTTACTCTTGGCCGGCGCGACCGGACAGCCCGTGTCCGACGTCCGCCTGGAGCCGACCGGTCTCCGAGCGTGTCCGGCACACAATGACAGCGTCCCGAAGCCGTTCAAGTCAAGGGAAGAGGGCCGTCGATCTCAAAATGTCCGGATTCGGCCGGCTCGGTCGCGGTGCTGCCGGTGCCCTTGATCGGTGGGGCGGGGTGCCCCGGTGGAGCTGATGAGTCATACTCATCCGGTCGGTCCGGCTCGGTCGGGTCGGTGTGAACGTGCACAGCCGGCAGTCGGCCGACGGCGCCGGCCGGTCACCGCCGGGAGGCCTACCCCGTCGCGGCGATCGGACGCACGGCACCGTCCACTCGCGACGGACCGGCCGGAGCGCGCGCGGACCGCTCGGGCGTCCGGACGACTTCGGCCGGTTGCCGAACTCTCCGCGCGGGCGCCGGGCGCGTGCGCGCGCAGTCTGCGGCGGCGCGGTGGCGGAGTAAAGCCGCCGAACGCGGTATTCGCGGGTTTCCGGCAGGTCGCGGATTGGCGGGTTGTGGACATCCGGCGACCTTGACCCCCTGGAAAACGCCTCATTAGTTTGTTTACCCGACAGACGAATCCTGTCATCAGCCGTTCGGCGTGTTTATCGGCTTGGAGGCCTCAATGGTGAGCTCGTCCAGACGCGGTAGGAGACGGTGGTCGGTCGTCGCGGTCGTCGCCGCGCTGCTCGGGTCGCTGGTCTCCTTGGCCGCACCGGCCCAGGCGCACCCGGGCCACGGCGACGAGACGTTCAAGGCCCTGGTCTTCGGCAAGACCGCCGGCTTCCACCACCCGTCGATCGACGCGGGCGTCGCCGCGATCCGCCAGCTCGGCGTCGAGCACGGCTTCACCGTGGACGCCACCGACGACGCCGCCGCGTTCACCGACGCCAACCTCGCCGAGTACGAGGTCGTGGTCTTCCTCTCCACCACCGGCGACGTCCTCGACGCCACCCAGCAGGCCGCCTTCGAGCGCTACATCAAGGCAGGCGGCGGCTACGCGGGCGTGCACGCCGCGGCCGACACCGAGTACGACTGGGCCTGGTACGGCGACCTCGTGGGCGCCTACTTCGAGGGCCACCCCGAACCGCAGGACGCGACGGTGAAGGTCGTCGACCCGGCGCACCCGTCCACGGCCGGCCTGCCGCAGTCCTGGCGGCGCTTCGACGAGTGGTACAACTACCGCACCGACCCCTCCGCCGACGTGCACGTGCTCGCCGAGCTGGACGAGACCAGCTACCGCGGCGGCACGATGGGGTCGAGCCACCCGATCGCCTGGTGCCAGGACTACGACGGCGGGCGGTCCTGGTACACGGGCCTCGGCCACGCCGACGAGTCCTTCGCCGAGCCCGCCTTCCTGGACCACCTGCTCAAGGGCATCCAGACCGCGGCGGGCGCCGTGGAGGCGGACTGCTCGGCCACCCGGACCGACGCCTTCGAGAAGGTCACCCTCGACGACACCACCGCCAACCCGATGGAGCTCACGATCGCCGACGACGGCCGCGTGTTCTACATCGACCGCAACGGCGCGGTGCGCGTCATCCGGCGTGACGGCGCGGTCGTCACCGCCGGCACGCTGAACGTCTACACCGGACAGGAGTTCGGCCTCCTCGGCATCGCGCTCGACCCCG
It contains:
- a CDS encoding DJ-1/PfpI family protein, which translates into the protein MARVLVLTADAAEELDSMYPVFRLREGGHEAVVAAPTTRAVKLVVHDFEPGWDAYTEKPGHLLPVDLAFGDVDPEEYDGLVIPGGRAPEYIRTSPDVGRVVRHFFDRGLPVGTICHGPQVPAALGLLKGRRTAAFPPLRTDVELAGATFVDEPDVVDGAMVSCRGWPDLPLWSRAFMAVLEKSQIPA